The DNA sequence CCAGCCATGGTAATCACACCTGTAAGCACCCAACATAGCATTAACCATCCCGAAGAACCCACAGTACGGGCTATATCCGCAGAGACCACAAAAATTCCAGAGCCTATCATCGTTCCCGCCACTAGCATAGTAGCGTCGAACAAGGTGATCTCTTTTTTAAATGCAGACATGGGTTGTATAATAATTGTATAGTTAGAATGCAGCTTGCTTCCTAACTAACAGCTTCAATATAAGCGTGCAAAGTTAAGACTATAATAGGGTTTTCTCGCAATAAACCCCAAATAAAAATCAAAACAAAAAACCCGACACTTATGCCGGGTTCTATCAAAGCTTCGTCTGTATTACTTTCTTACGGGGGCTGCGGTGGGAACTTTTATCTTCAATGGAGTACCTCCTTTACTGCCACTTCCTTTACTGCCTCCCACTTGTCCTCCGCTGCTGCCACTAGTTTTTCCTCCATTATTGCCATCATTTTTGTTGTCGTATACTGGGGTACTTTTGGTGTAGCGTTGTGGATAGCTGCTAGTACTGGTATTGAAATTATGTTTGGTTTTTTGTTGGCTATACGACATCTCATCCAAATCGAAAAGTAAACCCAATCGCAGCACAAACATATTGCTGGGTGTCGTATTTATTACTGGATTATACGAGGCAGTACTGCCATTAAACGGCGTGCGTTTTACATCAATAAAGTTAATATTGGTACCACTATATAATGTTCCTCTCAAGTCTACTGAAACACCGGGTATCCAGTGCCAGCGAAGTCCGGCACTCATGCCGTATTGCAGTGCCCATGAGCTTAACTGCGTATTCGTAGTTTCTTCGTAGCCTTGTATTGTTTCATAGCTGTTCACCGTTTGAAATGTAGACATGTTTCTCAACCCAATTACTCCATCTACAAAAGGTTTAAGACGACGGTTGCCAAACTCGGCACGGGCGATCAAATCCATGTGGAAGTTCATATTATATAATCGTGTGTAACCACTGTCGTTATTGGGGGTGGCAAGGGTTACATTTTGTTTACGACTTTGTCCGTTCCACAAAAATCCCATCGAGCCGCCTACTGATACTCCTATATATTTTGCTTTAAGTATATCGCCAGTCATCAATTCCAAATTGATACCAATGCCAGGGCGGTAGCGATAATTTCCTGAGTCGTTTTTCATGCCCAGAGGTACCATACCTGTTAAGTGAAAACCCAGCCAGGGTTTATCATAACGATAGCGTTTGTTGCCTAAAACTAAATTGGCTAATTTGGCACTGTCTGGATTGTTTTGTTCATGGTCTAATATATTTACTGTATTAGCAGTCAATTTATAAGATGGGAGTGTGGCTAGGGTGTTAATAAATTCTGTGCTTTGCTTGGTGTGTATTTTCGCAATTATTGGATCGGTAGTTGATGCCTTTGAAATTTTTAATTTCATGGCTGCTGTATTCGCAGTTTGAACCTTATTTGTAGGCGTCTTAGAGCTATTAATACCAGCATTATAATTTGCAGTATTTTGCTTGGTAGCTTGTGTTGTAGGATTGGCATTGGCCACTTGCGAATTATTTGTGAGGTTGTGATTTGTAATACTTGGATTTGTTTGGTCTGCGTTAGCAGTTTGCAGGGGGCTATAGTTATATATACTTATAGCAGCAATACCGGCGATTAAAATAGTCATAATAGCAATTGTTTTTAGTTTGGTTGATTTGTTAGGGTCCCGATAACTATCGGGGTATATAAATCCTCCTTTTCTGTTTTCGTTATCGTTCAGCTTCTGTTGCATCTTTTCCCACGCGTTAGGATCAAATGCTTCCTCGGCCTTGCTCAAGCGGCTGTTGAAGAGTTGGTCTATATCTATTTTTTTATCGTTCATTATATATATAATCTTTTTAATAGTTCAGTTGGTTTAGCATTTTTTGTAATTGCTTTCTAGCTTCGGCCACATGCCATTTGGAAGTGCCTTCGCTTATCTTTAAAAGGTCTGCAATCTCTTGATGCTTGTATCCTTCTATTGCAAACAAATTAAATACGGTGCGGGTTGCCTCTGGAAGTTTTTGTAATAATAACATCAGGTCCGCTGCTTGCAAATTATCGGTGAGATTCTCCGCAATACCTGCATCAAAGTTTTCTGCCATAGGTTCTTCTTTGTAGCGAAGTCTTGTCCTCACAGCATCCATTGCGGTGTGAAATACGATACGCCTTACCCATCCTTCAAAACTGCCCGTAGAATTATAGTTATCTAAGTTGGTGAATACTTTCAAAAACCCCTCGTTCAAAATCTCCAAAGCTTCATCGCGACTAGCGGCATACCGTAAGCACATTGCCATCATTTTACCAAAGAACTTTTTGTACAACGCTGCCTGACTAAGTCGGTCATTTTTTTTACAACCCTCAATAATTTTCAGCATATCTGCCTCAACAAATTCTTGTTGTTTGGTCTCGGCTTGTGCTATTTCACTTCGGGTTGACATATTATAATTGCGTTGTCAAAAGGTTAGTCGAACTTCGCCTTGCAAAAGTTGGGCAAGTTGGGAAATAAATTTTTAAGTGATTGAAATTAAGGGATATAAAAATTGTTTTTAAGATCATACAACCATTCCTTTTTTTTGGAATCTAAGAAATTATATTTGTCTCCTATTTAAATCAATTACTCTTAAAATAAAATTATTCATTATTCAAAATTACCCAAAAATTTAAAATGTTTCAGTTTACCTACCTTTCAGAACTTTTTTTCTTAAGCCTCTTTTATTTTCTGTTTAAGCAGGCAAAAGCTATCAGTTATGGGACACCGCTATCAGTTAATAATGATACTAGTTATTACACTTTGCCCTTTAGCACAACTGTTACGGTTGCTCCCAATCCATTTACTGTTTCTGTTTCTTTTGTTTTAAGTAGTAATGAATCTAGCCAAATTACGGTTGTTTTTAAGATAGTAGATTTAAACATGCAAGAACAATACACGCAGAGTGTAACCATTGATGCATAACTTAGGTAGTCTTTCTGCCGGTTATTACTATAATATGGCTGGGCAAACCTATACAAAGATTCATAAACAATACACTAAGTATTTTGCCAAACCCATACAATTGAACGATAGTATTTTTATGATAGGATTAAATTTGCCCGCCACAAAAAATACTTCTCACGCTGCATTATATACGCTTGACAGCAATGGTAATTTAGCTGAGTTTAAAAATTTATACCGTATTGGGCAGGTTGATACAAATTGGTTATATTTAACACATGTACACCAAGACAAACAAGGCAATTATTATGCTTTTGGACTTATTGGTTATAACGATCAATATGCTGCATTAGGTTATATGCTTAAGGTTGATAGCTATGGGAACAAGGTAGCGTTAAAATATTATAGAGGTACTGGCAAGGATTTTCATTTTGAAGCTATAGTATATGATACTATTACAAATAGTTTTATTATAACAGGCTCTGCCGAACAAGAGACCCCGAACAAATTATATTCATTTGTGATGCGGATAGATAGCAATGGTAATTATACGCATTACAACACATTTAGGCAGGAGTATGAATTTATTCAAATAAAACACGAATGGAATGCCCTTATCTTATCAGGTAGTCATTGGGAACCTCTTGATTCACAAATTAAAGAAACAGCCCCTGTTATACGCTATTTAAGGTTGGATGACCTTACTTCAAAATGGAAACATCCTTTATATTATGGGGAGACGGATGGATATTTTGGATACAACTCTTATTCAACCCCAAATGGTTATATTTATTTTAATGCCGATATTAAGAAAAATACAAATGGATTTAACTCAAACAATCATATAATAAAATTAGATACCAATGGGCAGATATTAAGCTATACAGCCACTTGCTCAAAAGATAGTTTAAAGTCTCTAGAAGCAGGATATCAGTTAGATGATAGTGTAAATATAGAAATAGGAGCTTATCGGAAACCACCATACTCAAATTGGGATTGGAAGTTTTTGATAAGAAAATCATCATTGAGTGGTAAAGTATATAATGAATGGATATGGGATAGCAATGTGTCGGGCACATATTATCCTAATATTCTTCATACATATAATAATACATCCTTAGTTGCTATTAGATTGGGAGAATCTTTAAGTTACACCCCCTTGGTATTAATGAAATTTGATAGTGATTTAAAACGCATACCTTTTGATGAAGGAGCTAAACCTATGGAGTATATGCCAAATATAAAGAAAGGGGATACTTTGTATGTAGATGGGGGAACAGATACTGTTTATTTGTATAACAAAACTTCAATTTGGGAAAGTATGAAGGAAGAGAAAATATAAAAAATGTATATCATATATTCCCCAATCCTACTAATGATTTATTGTATATTAATGGTTTGCCGCCACAAAAAACAAATATAACATTATATGATGTGCTGGGTAAAAAAGTGTTTAGTACTTTTACCAGCGGAGAGAAATTGTACAATATAAATGTCGGGCATTTACCAAAAGGATTATATATAATACTTGTTGGACATATTTCTCAAAAGATTGTGGTAGAGTAGGCTATTTGCCAAAGTCGAAAGGCTTTTTATTTCATATATAACCACAAGTCATCAGTCGCTGAGTGGCAACCACACAGGATTTGCCTGGATAAAATTAAAAAAAGCAAAATAATATTTTCACTTCAAACGCCTAAACCCCTCATCATCCCTGTAGTTGCGGTCAACAGACCATATCTCATTGTTATTATACATATTCTTTAATTCAGTTTTTGTATAATACAATTCTTCATCCTTCGCAAAATAATCTTCATCATTTAGTTTATAGGGAATTTGTTTATATTGTAAATTATACCGAAACTCAATATATAATAGTCCAAAAAAAGGGGGACTAATCCCCCCGCATCCCGATAATTATCGGGATTAAGCGGGGCTTTCGGGATGTAGTTCGGCATACCATTCTAAAAACTAAATCCACCAAAGGCGGAGAACTATTTTAGTTTAAGAATTGGTATTATATACATCCCCAATCATTGAAGCATTTATATATTCCTCGGTTTTTTTTTCTTCCAGTTCCTGCAATCAATATGCTAGTGATAAATAGAGCAATTATCAGTAGCAACCATGAATATAAATAAAAAGGTGTCCCGGTTTTATCTGCATAATGCCATTGTATGGTATCACTCCTTAAAGGTTCCGTGCAAACATTACAACGAATTTCAACTGTCTTATCGTCAGAAGGAAAGTGCGGAATATAAAATAAATGAAAATAATCTCTATATACTTTTACCCTATGGTCGAACACCCCGCAACTTACAAGTTTGCTCATTGTCAGTATATTTTTTTATTCTCGCAGTTTTAGTGCCGTAAATAAAAGGCATATATAATTTAGTATTACCGTCCTATTATATTACCGTCCGACTTTAGTCGACGGTAATATAATAGAATTATTCTCTCCCTCTCAACAAATGAAAACTACCATTTTGTATAATGGTTTGCAAGTCGAGGAATGATACTGATTCCATCGTGTACACATATACTCCGGGCTCGGCTAATACACCATTAATTTTACCATCCCAACCACTCATGGGGTCATTGGTTAAGAATACCCGTCCACCCCAACGGTCAAATATTTCGAAACGATATTTAAGTTTGTTATTATAATCTGCTCCGTGTACAAATGATATAGTAGGTTTAAAAACCTCGTTCAAATTATCATTGTTCGGGGTAAAAGCATTGGGGAAAAAAACTTTGGCTGGCAATTTCACACAGGCCATATTCGACATACTATTGGCAGGGTTTAGTGGGTCGTTTTCTACAGCAACTATATGGTAACAAAATGCTGAATCTATATAGTTTCTAATAACCTTGTCTGTATAAGTGGTATCGGTGGTAGAATCAATTACATCGTAACGCAATTTGGTATAATTATATAATTCTATACGGTAATTTTTTACGCCATTTTTCCATTGCTTATATTCATTCCAATGCAAATAGGTTATATCATCTTTATTAGTTCCGCGTAGTACTATATTATTGCCTTCATTGCCCGCAGGTCCCACTACCAAGCATTGGTCTTGTCTAATAATCTTATAATGATAAATGCTGTTTTCTATATCTACATATCGGTCTTCATACTCGGGTGCTTTCAATGTTTGATATAATAAATAAGGCCCTTTGCCATACTGCCGCATCATAAAAAACCTATTGGTTTTGTCCCATATATTATTCGTATCCCAGCTTATTAGCAAATAATTATTATCGACCACCGTTACATTTTTTAAATATATAGGAGTATCGGGCCCTAGGTAATTGGGGTGTTGAGAGGTAAGGTTACTCATGGAAGTGTCGCCTGTAATCGTATTTGCAGCTATAATATAATAAAAATATAAGGAGTCGCACAAATTCGAGTCTATATAACTTGAATCATCGGTGAAGTATGCAATGGGTGCAAAATAACCCGTGAAAGAGGTAGACCTATATAAAGTATGTGGTACTGGTTTGCTATTTATTAAAGGCCATCCGTGGTAAGGTCTCCAATTCAGTACATGGGCGTTTTTGCCAATGGTATCAATATTGAGTAAAATATTATTATGTACCCAACCTTTTAAAGTATCAGCAAAACAGCGGTCTTCAGCAATTACTTCATAGTCGTATAACTGTGTTCCAACTGGAGCATTTTTATCTATATATACGGTATCGTTTAGGGTAGTACTTGTATATAATAAAGTGTTCACCCCATTAATATTTCTATATAATTTATAATTATAGAAATAAGTTGAGGGGCATTTACCCCAAACTACTTTTATATCCTGATTATTCAGTACTGTTGCATATATAATAGATGTGGCTGGATTAGGCTGCTGTGCCAATATCCTTACCAAGGTATCTTTTGAAATAGTTGTATAGCACTTACCATCTGTTTCTACATAAACTGATACTGGGAAATGCCCTGCATTCTTAAATATATAATCTGGATTTACAATATTGGCAGTATCGGCATTGTCATTCGGGTCACCAAAATCCCAATGTACTTTCACTATAGAACCCAATGATTTTTGTATGAGTATAAATGATACTTTTTCACCGAAACAGAACTCTTTCCCCGTGTAGTCGAACTCGAAATTGGGTGTATCGGTTACCCGCACCAAATTGGTATATATTGCTGAATCGACGCAGCCCGCTATATTCTCTACTTTTAATTTAACAGTATAATTACCCAGAACCGTAAATACCTTGGAAGTATTGATATTGGTATCGTCTACGATTCCATCGTTGTTGAAATCCCATTCATGTTTGAAGGCTGCAAAAGAGGAATCATAAAAATTCACCTTCAAATTTGCACACGCTACAGTATCCGAAACGGAGAACTTTGCCTTTGGTCTTTGATACACCAAGACGCTATCATCGGAGAAGAACAGTTTTTTACAACTTCGGTTACTATCTATTCCGTACATATAAGGTCGGTATATTTCGTATAAATTATTTTTATTCAGCAAATTATAGGTAAAGGTAGGATTGCCACCACTGCTATCCAAACCTCCAATATCATTATATAAATAAGTAGTAAGGCAATTTTGTGAAGTATTTTTAATTGTAACCTGCAACGGATCGCAACCCGCAGCACTTATCATATCAAAAGAAGGCACTGGGCCATTTAGTTTTATATAATTAGGTTTTATAATGGTGCTATTACAACCTATATTATCCGTAACTTTAAACGTGATATCCCATTTGTTTTTACCTTTTTTAATATCATATACATGCGATACTTTTTTAAGGTAGCCGGCAATAGTTGCTGACCCATCACCAAAATCCCATTCATAATAATCGTTGTTCAGCGATTTAACATAGAAAGTAACTGTGGAAGGGCCACAATATCTAACCGTATCTGGCGAATAAAAATCGACAAATATTTTTTTAGCTTTCACGTTGTAGGTGGCAGTGTCGCTGCATCCCACTTGAGAAAAAGCAATCATGCTCACTTTAATATTTCCAGAGTCATTAAACAATAATTTGGGATTGGAAACAGAATCATTGGGCAAAAATTCCACTTTGCCAGGTGGCGTAGAATACCATTTGAACTTGGTGGACAAACCTGATTTGTTGACGGTGTATACCGTATCGCCCACACAGGGTGTATTGCTCGTCATTTTAAAATTGGCATATAATCCTGCACAACCTTTAAATACATCGGGATAATTTACATTACAACCCATACTGTTTGCTATTTGCAGCGATACTTTAAAACATCCTGTAACGGGCATTACTACATTGGTTGTAGGAGAGTCCGGCTGACTAAAACTAACATCCAAGTTATCGGAAGTCCAGTAATAAACTACGGTGTCGTTTGGGTTTCCAGCATGAACATTATACATCAATTTAGAGCCCACGGAGAAAGCTAAGGGTACACAACTTTGTGTATAATTTACCATGCCTATTATATCGAGACCATTCACCGTTACGGCATTGTATTTCACGAAAGTGTCTTGGCAAGTAGCCGTCCCATATATGTGATATATATCATAACTCCCCACTTTGGGAAGCGGAGTTGAAACCATAGATCCACCCATGGTGATTTTCACATTGGCACTATCGTGGTGTTTAATGATCCAGTTATAAAAAGGGCTTTTAAATTTGGTGACGGGTAAGCTAGTTAAAGTAAGGCTTTGCCCTAAGCATAGCACATTGGTATTAATTTTAAAATCGGCCTCGGGCAATAGCACATGCACAATAGCTGAGTCCTTAACCGTATCGGCACAGCCGCCCATATTATAAGCAATAAAAACCGCTGCATATATTCCAGTATCCTTAAACATTATTTTGGGATTGGCATTGGTATCGGTGGCTATGAGGCTGTCAAAATTTTTGGTATATATTTTCCATATATATCGCGACTTGAACTTATCTGAAAATCCAGAGCGTTGGGAAGAAAAATTTACCTTCTCGCCTGTGCAACATTTATTGGGGGCGGCTGTTATTTGTACACTGTCGGGCTGTAATATTTTTATGTATTCACTTTTTACAGCTTCCGAGAAACAGGTGTCGTCATAGGCCTGTAGCGATACTTTAAATTTACCATACTTTTTGTATATATGGCTTGGGTTTAAAAGCGTTGAACTGTCTATTACTTTACCAGCACTATCATAGAACAACCATTTATATTTGATGTTTTTATTGGAATTGGCAATAGTTTGATTGATGAAGGTAACAGTATCGGGTGCAACGCACAGGGTTTTATAATTGGCATCGAACTCGGCACGTAATTCATTCGCATATAAAAATGGATTGATTATCGTATCCACTTCGCAATCATCATAGCTAACCCTGATAGTAACTGCATAACTACCGCCTTGCGATAGATTAAAATGCATAGAATCGCAAGTAAGCGAAGAGTCGAGTATAGTAGGGCCTGGCGGGTTAAAATCCCATTGTACTCGCTTCAGCAAACCACTGGTAATAGATGCCTGTGCCATAATTGTATCAGACAAACAAGCATATTTGCGGTCTATTTTCCATTTCACTTTAGGTTGGTTATATACCGTAATTGCTTTTATTTTATTGTATTTATAAGTACATCCTTGTATGGTACTTATTTGCAAAGACACATCGTAATCTCCTGGTTTTGTGTAGGTAACTTTAGGCGACTGTACATTGCTTGATGTAGGTTTGGCATTAGGGAAGCCCCAATTATAAGTTTTCACCTTTTGCCCATTCAGCAACATAAGTGGAACAAAATTGGAAGTAAACGGAGGGCATCCATTGTATTTGCTGGCATTAAAATCGAGGCCGACACTGTCCCAGACGGTTACCGCTGAATCCATAATTTGCGAAGCCACACACCCATCAGTCGTGCTTATTTTAATACTTATTTGCTTAAAGCCGATGCTCCCAAAAGTATATTTTATCTGTCGACTTGTATCAGTCAACTTCACTCCATCTATCACCCACTCCCGGGTTTTCACCATCAGGGTAGAGTCGGTTATGGTTACGGTATCCGTCTTTTTGCAGAGGTTGCTCGTGTTGGTAAAAACCAGAATATTGACATTGCCATTAATTTTGATATAATTATATTTGTTCACGTTGCACACTGCGGCATTGGGTAGTACAACTTTGAGCTTCACATCAAAAATACCTTGAAACTTATATAAATTATATTTTACGCTATCAGAATAGGAAGGAAAGGTAAAACCATTGCCAAAATCCCATGAAAAAGTACTCCCTGCCTGAAAATTTTGAACGGCGAAACGGATTGTAGTGGGGGCACAACCTTGGGTCGTATCGGCTTTGAAAGTGAGAAAACTACATTGGGCAAACCCTAGTATGGGCAAGCAAAACAGCGTAATAATAAGTACTATTTTCTGTAGATTTTTCAATGCATATATTTTGTTATCGTGCTCAGTTGGTCGCCATATATAGACTTCAAAAAGTCATAATGGTTGCCTTCACAAAGTTAGTTTTTTTGCTACGTAATAACAAATCTTTTTTAAAAGATTATGTTATTATTTTTAAGTGCTGATTTCCATGCTTATCCATGTTAGATTTGCCGAATGCATACTCAACAAAAAACAATTTTAAAACAATTGCAGACGATATCCAGTGTTGGAAAAGCTTGTACTTTGGATTTATAGAATATTGGCATTAGGAAAATATCAAATTTGAAGTACTAGAACTCCTGCATTCAATATAAAAAACTGAATGCGTTTTCGGGCAGTCATCATGATATCTGGATGTTATATACTTTTCGTTGTGCCGTGTTTTATGCAACAGAACAAAACCATGAGCCAGAAAAACTGAACTGGTGGTATTGGAAAGAGAAAACTTATAATGAATAATTTGTTTGCAGCCTGATTCTGAATAAATTTATTTTCTATAATACGTCTTACTATAATTATCATAATCGCCAACATGTACTTTTATCCAAATGCCAAAATGATTCATGGCTTTTAATTCCATTTTGCAGAAGAAGGCGGTGTAATGGAAATTATTTGGAATTGCTTGATATTGCACGCCCTGAACAATATTGTTATAGTGTGAGAATTTATTGAAGCTATATAATGAGGGAGCAAAAAACGGATTTATTGTCATAGGTTTTGCAAAAGTAAATTTACTCAGATTACGCTGTGCAAAAGATGCAGAAGTATAAAACATTGCTGTAAAAATAATATAATATATTTTTAGTTTCTTCATCGTGATATTTTATGCAATGTACGGGGTTTTGTTTTATATAGTTTTTAAATTATTAATATTATCATAGTCTTCATTCAATCATTTCACCCCGATAGCTATCGGGGATAGTTAAAGACTAGTATATTTGCAGTGAGAATTTGAAATTAGGTGAGTTTTTAGATGAGGTATTAAAAGGCCAAGCAAATCAATTGGTTACTGACCTTGCTCGTCCCAAAAAAAACCTGCACCTCAGCGGACTCACAGGCTCGGCAATGGCTTTGAATCTTGCCGCAGTGCTGAGCAAATACAAAATGCCGCTTTTATTCGTTACCGATAATGCCGATGAAGCAACTGCATTGTTAGGCGATTTACAATCATTACTCGAAGGGCGTGTGGTGAATTTATTTCCAGGTTCCTTCAAAAAAAGTTTTCAATATAAGCAGCCCGATAATTCATTAATTCTACAAAGAGCCGAAGTTTTAAATCGCTTATCGGCAGCCACACATAAAGAAATAATTGTGAGTTGGCCTGAGGCATTGGCCGAAATGGTATTGGAACAGGGTGAACTCAAGAAAAGCACGTATCATTTAAAAGTAGGCAATAGTTTGGATATCGATTTTATGATAGAGTTTTTGAACGAGCATCATTTTGATAGAACTGATTTTGTATATGAAGCAGGATTTTTCGCTATTCGTGGTGGTATCATTGATGTATTTTCTTTTGCAAACCCCTACCCTTACCGCATAGAATTGGATGGAGATAAAATAGAAACTATCAGAGAATTTAATCCTGCCGACCAACTTTCTACCAAAAGATTAGATTTCTTTTCTCTAGTTCCAAATATACAAACTGCTGCTGCCATTCAAAGTCGTCAGTCGTTTTTTGATTACTTGGATAAGGACACTATCATATTCACCAAAGACTTACAATATGCCAAAGAGACTATAGATAAAAT is a window from the Bacteroidota bacterium genome containing:
- a CDS encoding RNA polymerase sigma factor — its product is MSTRSEIAQAETKQQEFVEADMLKIIEGCKKNDRLSQAALYKKFFGKMMAMCLRYAASRDEALEILNEGFLKVFTNLDNYNSTGSFEGWVRRIVFHTAMDAVRTRLRYKEEPMAENFDAGIAENLTDNLQAADLMLLLQKLPEATRTVFNLFAIEGYKHQEIADLLKISEGTSKWHVAEARKQLQKMLNQLNY
- a CDS encoding T9SS type A sorting domain-containing protein; its protein translation is MGKYEGRENIKNVYHIFPNPTNDLLYINGLPPQKTNITLYDVLGKKVFSTFTSGEKLYNINVGHLPKGLYIILVGHISQKIVVE
- a CDS encoding gliding motility-associated C-terminal domain-containing protein; translation: MKNLQKIVLIITLFCLPILGFAQCSFLTFKADTTQGCAPTTIRFAVQNFQAGSTFSWDFGNGFTFPSYSDSVKYNLYKFQGIFDVKLKVVLPNAAVCNVNKYNYIKINGNVNILVFTNTSNLCKKTDTVTITDSTLMVKTREWVIDGVKLTDTSRQIKYTFGSIGFKQISIKISTTDGCVASQIMDSAVTVWDSVGLDFNASKYNGCPPFTSNFVPLMLLNGQKVKTYNWGFPNAKPTSSNVQSPKVTYTKPGDYDVSLQISTIQGCTYKYNKIKAITVYNQPKVKWKIDRKYACLSDTIMAQASITSGLLKRVQWDFNPPGPTILDSSLTCDSMHFNLSQGGSYAVTIRVSYDDCEVDTIINPFLYANELRAEFDANYKTLCVAPDTVTFINQTIANSNKNIKYKWLFYDSAGKVIDSSTLLNPSHIYKKYGKFKVSLQAYDDTCFSEAVKSEYIKILQPDSVQITAAPNKCCTGEKVNFSSQRSGFSDKFKSRYIWKIYTKNFDSLIATDTNANPKIMFKDTGIYAAVFIAYNMGGCADTVKDSAIVHVLLPEADFKINTNVLCLGQSLTLTSLPVTKFKSPFYNWIIKHHDSANVKITMGGSMVSTPLPKVGSYDIYHIYGTATCQDTFVKYNAVTVNGLDIIGMVNYTQSCVPLAFSVGSKLMYNVHAGNPNDTVVYYWTSDNLDVSFSQPDSPTTNVVMPVTGCFKVSLQIANSMGCNVNYPDVFKGCAGLYANFKMTSNTPCVGDTVYTVNKSGLSTKFKWYSTPPGKVEFLPNDSVSNPKLLFNDSGNIKVSMIAFSQVGCSDTATYNVKAKKIFVDFYSPDTVRYCGPSTVTFYVKSLNNDYYEWDFGDGSATIAGYLKKVSHVYDIKKGKNKWDITFKVTDNIGCNSTIIKPNYIKLNGPVPSFDMISAAGCDPLQVTIKNTSQNCLTTYLYNDIGGLDSSGGNPTFTYNLLNKNNLYEIYRPYMYGIDSNRSCKKLFFSDDSVLVYQRPKAKFSVSDTVACANLKVNFYDSSFAAFKHEWDFNNDGIVDDTNINTSKVFTVLGNYTVKLKVENIAGCVDSAIYTNLVRVTDTPNFEFDYTGKEFCFGEKVSFILIQKSLGSIVKVHWDFGDPNDNADTANIVNPDYIFKNAGHFPVSVYVETDGKCYTTISKDTLVRILAQQPNPATSIIYATVLNNQDIKVVWGKCPSTYFYNYKLYRNINGVNTLLYTSTTLNDTVYIDKNAPVGTQLYDYEVIAEDRCFADTLKGWVHNNILLNIDTIGKNAHVLNWRPYHGWPLINSKPVPHTLYRSTSFTGYFAPIAYFTDDSSYIDSNLCDSLYFYYIIAANTITGDTSMSNLTSQHPNYLGPDTPIYLKNVTVVDNNYLLISWDTNNIWDKTNRFFMMRQYGKGPYLLYQTLKAPEYEDRYVDIENSIYHYKIIRQDQCLVVGPAGNEGNNIVLRGTNKDDITYLHWNEYKQWKNGVKNYRIELYNYTKLRYDVIDSTTDTTYTDKVIRNYIDSAFCYHIVAVENDPLNPANSMSNMACVKLPAKVFFPNAFTPNNDNLNEVFKPTISFVHGADYNNKLKYRFEIFDRWGGRVFLTNDPMSGWDGKINGVLAEPGVYVYTMESVSFLDLQTIIQNGSFHLLRGRE
- a CDS encoding helix-hairpin-helix domain-containing protein; translation: MNAFSGSHHDIWMLYTFRCAVFYATEQNHEPEKLNWWYWKEKTYNE